The proteins below come from a single Staphylococcus sp. MI 10-1553 genomic window:
- the ribD gene encoding bifunctional diaminohydroxyphosphoribosylaminopyrimidine deaminase/5-amino-6-(5-phosphoribosylamino)uracil reductase RibD produces the protein MNHYLDYAIQLAEMTQGQTGTNPAVGAVIVKHGRIIGFGAHLKKGERHAEIQAIDMAGAQHVKGTTIYVSLEPCSHYGSTPPCVQRIIDTGIAKVVYAAKDTTLQETGHGMMVQHGIEVEYRPHPRAEQLYADFYNSKEEALPIVTVKVSASLDGKQATDDFESQWITSKQVKSDVFQLRHSHDAILTGNGTLTHDNPSLTTRIEDGHHPAKVILSRSGKINWDAQLFQDRVTPIYIYTENQALTSSLNHVEIIQQAEIQIEDVLKDLYQKGYGHVLVEAGPNVTSQFLASRFVTHFILYLAPKIIGGQGVNQFYRTEFVTPLNQLPQFEIVQTDIIGTDLKLQMQRK, from the coding sequence ATGAACCATTATTTAGACTATGCGATACAATTGGCTGAAATGACGCAAGGCCAAACTGGAACGAATCCAGCAGTTGGTGCGGTCATTGTGAAACATGGGCGCATCATCGGTTTCGGTGCACATTTAAAAAAGGGTGAGCGCCATGCAGAAATTCAAGCGATTGATATGGCAGGTGCACAACATGTCAAAGGCACAACGATTTACGTCTCACTCGAACCTTGTTCACATTACGGCAGTACACCACCATGTGTACAACGTATCATTGACACTGGCATTGCGAAAGTTGTCTATGCTGCCAAAGATACGACGCTACAAGAAACAGGTCATGGCATGATGGTGCAACATGGCATTGAGGTGGAATATCGTCCACATCCACGTGCTGAACAATTGTATGCCGATTTTTATAACAGTAAAGAAGAAGCATTGCCCATTGTGACAGTTAAGGTGAGCGCCAGTTTAGATGGCAAACAAGCGACGGATGATTTTGAAAGTCAATGGATTACTTCTAAACAGGTAAAGTCGGATGTTTTCCAATTAAGACATTCACATGATGCAATATTAACTGGCAATGGCACACTGACACACGATAATCCAAGTTTAACGACACGCATAGAAGACGGTCATCATCCAGCGAAAGTGATTTTATCGCGCTCTGGTAAAATCAACTGGGATGCACAGCTCTTCCAAGATCGCGTGACACCGATTTATATTTATACAGAAAATCAAGCACTCACTTCATCATTGAATCATGTTGAAATTATTCAGCAAGCCGAAATTCAAATTGAAGATGTGCTCAAAGATTTATATCAAAAAGGTTATGGTCATGTCCTTGTCGAAGCAGGCCCTAACGTAACTTCACAATTTTTAGCGTCTCGTTTTGTGACGCACTTCATCCTATATTTAGCCCCGAAAATCATAGGTGGTCAAGGTGTGAATCAATTTTATCGAACAGAATTTGTGACCCCTTTAAACCAACTACCACAATTTGAAATTGTACAAACTGACATAATAGGTACCGATTTGAAACTGCAAATGCAAAGGAAGTGA
- a CDS encoding N-acetylglucosaminidase gives MRKHKKGSILAVLASLIIAAAAGFFFFKMIEDQIFFKSVDQVERVEKLDVTLKQASEKQIDNYTSQQVSNKDHTNWRDASDSEIRKAMDSSSFMDDKRQKYQFLNLSKYQGIDKNRIKRMLRDHPTLLAHTDDFVNAAKEKQVNEVYLISHALLETGSVVSELSNGVEIDGKKYYNFYGVGALDEAPVKTGAEYAKKKGWDTPEKAINGGAAFIHDHYLSNPNQNTLYSMRWNPKNPGEHQYATDINWAKSNAVIMADFYKDMKTEGKYFNWYVYKDDKKHQDGHNY, from the coding sequence ATGAGAAAGCACAAGAAAGGTTCCATCCTTGCTGTCCTTGCATCTTTAATTATTGCTGCAGCTGCAGGTTTTTTCTTTTTCAAGATGATTGAAGATCAAATATTCTTTAAAAGTGTTGACCAAGTTGAAAGAGTTGAAAAGTTAGATGTGACGTTAAAACAAGCATCTGAAAAGCAAATTGACAACTACACTAGCCAGCAAGTTTCAAATAAAGATCATACAAATTGGCGTGACGCTTCAGATTCGGAAATTCGTAAAGCGATGGATAGTTCATCTTTTATGGATGACAAGCGTCAGAAATATCAATTTTTAAATTTGTCAAAGTATCAAGGTATTGATAAAAATAGAATTAAACGGATGTTACGAGACCATCCGACATTGTTAGCGCATACTGATGATTTTGTGAATGCGGCGAAAGAAAAACAAGTCAATGAAGTGTATTTGATTTCACATGCACTTTTAGAGACAGGTTCAGTCGTTTCTGAATTGTCAAATGGTGTTGAAATCGATGGAAAAAAATATTATAACTTTTATGGTGTCGGTGCATTAGATGAAGCGCCTGTTAAAACAGGTGCAGAATATGCGAAGAAAAAAGGTTGGGATACACCAGAAAAAGCAATTAATGGTGGTGCGGCGTTTATTCACGACCACTACTTATCCAATCCGAACCAAAACACGTTATATAGTATGCGATGGAATCCAAAAAATCCTGGTGAACATCAATATGCTACAGACATTAACTGGGCTAAAAGTAACGCGGTGATTATGGCGGATTTCTATAAAGATATGAAAACGGAAGGTAAATATTTTAACTGGTACGTTTACAAAGATGATAAAAAGCATCAAGATGGTCATAACTATTAG
- a CDS encoding riboflavin synthase, with amino-acid sequence MFTGIVEEVGTIQHIQKRNPTTALTIQCKKILDDMHVGDSISVNGVCLTVTRFDQHSFTVDVIHGTENKTYLADLKTNDSVNLERALLATGRLGGHFVQGHVDGKGVIQHIQTSQNEWIYTIKAEPYLLDQMIPQGSIAVDGISLTVFKKYRDRFDIHLIPETRKATILANKKQGDSVHLETDMLFKYVQAITKEKSQLSVEELLNAGF; translated from the coding sequence ATGTTCACAGGTATCGTTGAAGAGGTAGGTACAATTCAACACATTCAAAAACGTAACCCTACAACAGCACTGACAATTCAATGCAAAAAAATATTAGACGATATGCACGTTGGTGACTCAATTAGTGTGAATGGTGTATGTCTAACTGTGACGCGTTTTGATCAACATAGCTTTACAGTGGATGTCATTCATGGAACAGAAAATAAAACCTATTTAGCAGATTTAAAAACGAATGATTCGGTTAATTTAGAGCGTGCATTATTAGCTACTGGCAGATTAGGTGGCCATTTTGTACAAGGTCACGTCGATGGTAAAGGCGTGATTCAACACATTCAAACATCTCAAAATGAATGGATTTATACAATTAAAGCTGAACCTTATTTACTTGATCAAATGATTCCACAAGGGTCGATTGCTGTAGATGGTATCAGTTTAACGGTTTTTAAAAAATATCGAGATCGTTTTGATATTCATTTAATTCCAGAAACACGTAAAGCAACAATTCTTGCTAATAAAAAACAAGGTGATTCGGTGCATTTAGAAACAGATATGCTTTTTAAATATGTCCAAGCCATCACAAAAGAAAAATCACAGCTGTCAGTAGAAGAATTATTGAATGCAGGTTTTTAA
- a CDS encoding FAD/NAD(P)-binding protein, translating to MRVAIVGMGTAGVSVLRQLVKYKQFKKIEVDLYDNAYNMGQGEPFQNDSEDFLINVPVDHLSLNIDNILEFREWYNEQDTFDYGDADYLPRYVFGHYMKSYLEQFDTTFDNVNVIKHEVTHMYIEEQESEIIPKRIVVCTGDDVDSCQKYDYVFFTIGTMSYNDPFGLKGQKGYIHSPYPANQTLAEVDDDDAVAIIGTGLASLDVVRHALSHHQRMPIVMASRSGKLPSVRGTMQDITFQFLTVENFDALKAKNMGIVPLEDAVALFKKEFEVRDIPLEKLLKRRKYDTIRDLNYDLNHPEEVGALQSVFETLKENMDWIWNSLSREDQEQFINKYHRYMKENTNPMPRETAQLLVEEIKAGHLQVLSGLEHVRHFYGKYRLRFKNVHEEMKMDVIINATGPKKYLSQLDDDDALLLDVANRQIVQAHPLGGIQIVPSTNEVISPLYGTLNNMRAIGQMTNGVNFERNGVTMIIQQAVSAVENLYDTYKAKKALEKEARKQQKKAEEKAKKKKEKKKKKKK from the coding sequence ATGAGAGTAGCCATTGTTGGAATGGGAACAGCAGGTGTGAGCGTTTTGCGACAGCTCGTTAAATATAAGCAATTTAAGAAAATTGAAGTAGATTTATATGATAATGCTTATAATATGGGACAAGGTGAACCTTTTCAAAATGATAGTGAGGACTTTTTAATTAATGTGCCTGTTGACCATTTATCATTAAACATCGATAACATACTAGAATTTAGAGAATGGTATAACGAACAAGACACTTTTGATTACGGTGATGCTGATTATTTGCCGAGATATGTATTTGGTCACTATATGAAAAGTTATTTAGAACAATTTGACACAACATTTGATAATGTCAATGTTATTAAACATGAAGTGACGCATATGTATATTGAAGAGCAAGAAAGTGAAATTATCCCTAAACGTATTGTCGTATGTACAGGGGACGATGTAGATTCATGTCAAAAATATGATTATGTATTCTTTACGATTGGTACGATGTCTTACAATGATCCATTTGGTTTGAAAGGACAAAAAGGTTACATTCATTCACCTTATCCTGCCAATCAAACGTTAGCTGAAGTAGATGATGACGATGCTGTGGCGATTATTGGGACAGGATTAGCGAGTCTAGATGTCGTACGTCACGCTTTAAGTCATCATCAGCGTATGCCGATTGTGATGGCGAGTCGTAGCGGTAAATTGCCAAGTGTGCGTGGAACGATGCAGGATATTACCTTTCAATTTTTAACGGTCGAAAATTTTGATGCGTTGAAGGCAAAAAACATGGGCATCGTTCCTTTAGAAGACGCGGTTGCATTGTTTAAAAAAGAGTTTGAAGTGCGAGACATTCCATTAGAAAAATTATTGAAACGCCGTAAATATGATACGATTCGTGACTTGAATTATGATTTGAACCATCCAGAAGAAGTCGGTGCATTACAAAGTGTATTTGAAACGTTAAAAGAAAATATGGATTGGATTTGGAATAGTTTAAGTCGTGAAGATCAAGAACAATTTATTAATAAATACCATCGCTACATGAAAGAAAATACAAATCCAATGCCTAGAGAAACAGCACAATTGTTAGTGGAAGAAATCAAAGCTGGCCATTTACAAGTGTTGTCTGGTTTGGAGCATGTGCGTCATTTTTATGGTAAATATCGTTTGCGCTTTAAAAATGTTCATGAAGAAATGAAAATGGATGTCATCATTAATGCGACGGGTCCGAAAAAATATTTGAGTCAATTAGATGATGACGATGCATTACTTCTAGATGTGGCGAACCGTCAAATCGTCCAAGCGCATCCTCTTGGTGGGATTCAAATCGTGCCGTCAACGAATGAAGTCATCAGTCCATTGTACGGCACATTGAACAACATGCGTGCGATTGGACAAATGACAAACGGTGTCAACTTTGAACGTAATGGTGTGACCATGATTATTCAACAGGCGGTCAGTGCGGTAGAAAACTTATATGACACCTATAAAGCAAAAAAGGCATTAGAAAAAGAAGCACGCAAACAACAGAAGAAAGCGGAAGAAAAAGCAAAAAAGAAAAAAGAGAAGAAGAAAAAGAAGAAAAAGTAA
- the crcB gene encoding fluoride efflux transporter CrcB, producing MNMLLVALGGGIGAVLRAFISATTSRYMNTSFPIATLIVNLMGSFCIGYFNHLTLLSPELKLLMITGLLGGFTTFSTLTLELLYMLNTKMWGRLILYSTLQFVGCFVLCFIGMQL from the coding sequence ATGAATATGTTATTAGTGGCATTAGGTGGTGGAATCGGAGCTGTATTACGCGCCTTCATCAGTGCGACAACATCACGTTATATGAACACGTCATTCCCTATCGCGACCTTAATCGTTAATCTTATGGGTTCGTTTTGTATCGGTTATTTCAATCACCTCACATTGTTATCACCTGAATTAAAGCTATTGATGATTACAGGTTTACTCGGTGGTTTCACGACATTTTCAACATTAACTTTGGAACTGCTCTATATGTTGAATACAAAAATGTGGGGCCGATTGATCTTGTATAGTACCCTCCAATTTGTCGGCTGTTTTGTACTCTGTTTCATCGGCATGCAGTTGTAG
- a CDS encoding sigma-70 family RNA polymerase sigma factor yields the protein MSQSFRYGITPLTGQIRKGVIHIVFDTLYAQYYKFIHFLLHQHQISYNYDEYFQLLLIRLWELSMTYDATFNQSFKTYINYQLKYYLIDLLRSAHTQFTTIPLDMSANELKAMSSSHLYWLLDDVVQTLKPTHRTWFRFYLQGYQQKEIQQLMQVSATTIRKYKIATFRHIKQALTQDDLKKGF from the coding sequence ATGTCACAATCATTTCGCTATGGTATAACTCCATTGACCGGTCAAATCAGGAAAGGAGTGATTCATATCGTTTTTGATACACTTTATGCCCAATACTATAAATTCATACATTTTTTACTACATCAGCATCAAATTTCGTATAATTATGATGAATACTTCCAATTGTTGTTGATACGGTTATGGGAACTCTCAATGACATATGATGCGACTTTTAATCAATCTTTTAAAACGTATATCAATTATCAACTGAAATATTATTTGATTGATTTATTACGCTCGGCACATACGCAATTTACAACGATACCGCTTGATATGTCAGCGAATGAACTGAAGGCAATGTCATCATCACATTTGTATTGGTTACTTGATGATGTCGTTCAAACATTAAAGCCGACACATCGCACTTGGTTTCGCTTCTATTTGCAAGGTTATCAGCAAAAAGAAATTCAACAGTTGATGCAAGTGTCAGCTACCACGATTCGTAAATATAAAATTGCCACCTTTCGCCATATCAAACAAGCATTAACACAAGATGATTTAAAGAAAGGATTTTAA
- the ribB gene encoding 3,4-dihydroxy-2-butanone-4-phosphate synthase, with the protein MQLDKIEEALEALKKGDMIIVIDDEDRENEGDLVAITEWMDDNTINFMATHGRGLICTPITAEIAEQAGLDSMVKHNRDPHGTAFTQSIDHVQSTTGISAFERTATARALIDDTMTAETFHQPGHIFPLIAKKHGVLERRGHTEATIDLAKLTGARPAGVICEIMNDDGTMAKGEQLEQFKEQHHLKMISIEDLVVYIKAQRPLISVEAKIKLPTQFGEFDMYGFTSNIDGEEHLALVKGDIQPTMNVRVHSACATGDIFHSERCDCGEQLEASMAYIQQHGGMLLYLPQEGRGIGLINKLKAYELIEQGYDTVSANEALGFEPDLRDYGMAAQILKYFNITTVNLLSNNPEKLLGLQRYGIQIGERIPVITETNVHNYDYMQVKKLQMGHLI; encoded by the coding sequence ATGCAATTAGACAAAATTGAAGAAGCGTTAGAAGCATTGAAAAAGGGCGACATGATTATTGTCATTGATGATGAAGACCGCGAAAATGAAGGCGACCTCGTTGCGATTACAGAGTGGATGGATGATAACACAATTAATTTTATGGCGACACATGGTAGAGGCCTCATTTGTACACCAATTACAGCAGAGATTGCTGAACAAGCTGGTCTCGATAGTATGGTCAAACATAATCGTGATCCCCATGGCACAGCGTTTACACAAAGTATTGACCACGTGCAATCGACAACGGGTATTAGTGCTTTTGAGAGAACAGCAACAGCGAGAGCATTGATAGATGATACGATGACTGCTGAGACATTTCATCAACCAGGTCATATTTTTCCATTAATCGCTAAAAAGCATGGTGTCCTTGAACGTCGGGGCCACACAGAAGCGACAATTGATTTAGCGAAGTTAACAGGTGCACGTCCAGCCGGTGTGATATGTGAAATTATGAATGATGACGGGACGATGGCAAAAGGTGAACAATTAGAGCAGTTTAAAGAGCAACACCATTTGAAAATGATCTCAATTGAAGACCTTGTTGTTTATATTAAAGCGCAACGTCCATTGATTTCAGTGGAAGCGAAAATTAAATTGCCAACCCAATTTGGTGAATTCGACATGTACGGTTTTACTTCAAATATCGACGGTGAAGAACATTTAGCACTGGTCAAAGGTGACATCCAACCCACGATGAATGTCCGTGTCCATTCCGCTTGCGCAACAGGTGATATTTTTCATAGTGAACGTTGTGACTGTGGTGAACAGTTAGAAGCGTCAATGGCATATATCCAACAACACGGTGGCATGTTGCTGTATTTGCCTCAAGAAGGGCGTGGCATTGGCTTAATAAACAAACTAAAAGCTTATGAATTGATTGAACAAGGTTATGATACCGTTTCAGCGAATGAAGCACTTGGTTTTGAGCCGGATTTACGTGATTATGGCATGGCAGCTCAAATATTAAAATATTTTAATATTACAACCGTCAATTTATTAAGCAATAACCCTGAAAAATTATTGGGATTACAACGCTATGGTATTCAAATTGGCGAACGTATACCCGTCATCACTGAAACAAATGTGCATAACTATGATTATATGCAAGTGAAAAAATTACAAATGGGTCATTTAATTTAA
- the crcB gene encoding fluoride efflux transporter CrcB produces the protein MKYILIFLGGCIGALLRWQTSFITIGYHLPIGTFIANLVGAFLMGYFTERLHHWNTNHPKLKQGLTTGFLGALTTFSTFQLELVTLAQQLDWLTLIIYGLFSYSGGLICCFLGYKLGGVHA, from the coding sequence TTGAAGTATATTTTAATCTTTTTAGGTGGTTGCATAGGTGCACTATTGAGATGGCAAACGAGCTTCATAACAATTGGATATCATTTACCGATAGGCACCTTCATTGCAAATTTGGTAGGTGCCTTTTTAATGGGCTATTTCACAGAACGCCTTCATCATTGGAACACAAACCATCCGAAGCTTAAACAAGGTCTGACAACAGGATTTTTAGGCGCTTTAACGACATTTTCCACTTTTCAATTAGAACTTGTCACACTCGCACAACAGTTAGACTGGTTGACTTTAATCATATATGGATTGTTCAGTTATTCTGGCGGTCTCATCTGTTGTTTCTTAGGGTACAAATTAGGGGGTGTGCATGCATGA
- the ribH gene encoding 6,7-dimethyl-8-ribityllumazine synthase, whose translation MKFEGQLNGKGLKIGVVVSRFNDLITGRLLDGAQDALRRHQVAEDDVDVAYVPGAFELPIVAKKMAQTGKYDAVVTLGCVIRGATSHYDYVCNEAAKGIAKASDDTGVPVIFGVLTTENIEQAIERAGTKAGNKGAESAVGAIEMANLLRQMYA comes from the coding sequence ATGAAATTCGAAGGTCAATTAAATGGTAAAGGTTTAAAAATTGGAGTTGTGGTGAGTCGTTTTAATGATTTAATTACAGGTCGTTTATTAGATGGTGCACAAGATGCGTTGAGAAGACATCAAGTAGCAGAAGATGATGTGGATGTTGCATACGTACCAGGCGCATTTGAACTCCCTATCGTCGCTAAAAAAATGGCGCAAACAGGCAAATATGATGCTGTCGTGACATTAGGATGTGTCATTCGTGGCGCAACATCTCACTATGATTATGTTTGTAATGAAGCAGCAAAAGGCATTGCGAAAGCGAGTGATGATACGGGGGTACCAGTCATTTTCGGTGTATTGACGACAGAAAATATTGAACAAGCGATTGAGCGAGCGGGTACAAAAGCGGGCAATAAAGGTGCTGAATCAGCAGTTGGTGCAATCGAAATGGCGAACTTACTACGACAAATGTACGCTTAA
- a CDS encoding proline dehydrogenase family protein gives MALVKHFFIALSNNAFLNSVAKTIGPSLGANRVVAGNTIDDVIKTIKRLNEKNISVTVDNLGEFVNNERDAIEAKNNILKVMEAIHEHQLDAHMSVKLSQLGSEFDRALSYRNIHQIVSKAQEYDHMHINIDTEKYDSLFDITQTLDRLKPEFNNVGTVIQSYLFKADVLIDKYPDLRLRLVKGAYKESPYIAYQAKEEIDENYIRLIEKRLHTAKNFTSIATHDHHIINHVKDFVEKHNIDKSKFEFQMLYGFRSELAEEIAKEGYNFTIYVPFGDDWFGYFMRRLAERPQNITLALKEFVKPKALISVAGVTLGALTLCKILKRKH, from the coding sequence ATGGCCTTAGTCAAACACTTTTTTATCGCATTGTCTAATAATGCATTTTTAAATTCAGTAGCGAAAACCATTGGGCCTTCACTAGGGGCAAACAGAGTGGTCGCGGGGAATACAATTGATGATGTGATTAAAACGATTAAACGACTGAACGAGAAAAATATTTCAGTTACAGTAGATAATCTCGGTGAATTTGTGAATAACGAACGAGATGCTATTGAAGCGAAAAATAATATATTAAAAGTGATGGAAGCGATTCATGAACATCAATTAGACGCACACATGTCGGTCAAACTGAGTCAGCTCGGTAGTGAATTTGACCGTGCCCTTTCATATCGCAACATACATCAAATCGTTTCTAAAGCGCAAGAATACGATCACATGCATATCAACATTGACACAGAAAAATATGATAGTTTATTTGATATTACACAAACATTAGATCGTTTAAAGCCTGAGTTCAACAATGTCGGTACTGTAATTCAATCTTATTTATTTAAAGCAGACGTATTGATTGATAAATATCCAGACTTACGCTTACGACTCGTTAAAGGGGCATATAAAGAATCACCTTACATTGCATATCAAGCAAAAGAAGAAATCGATGAAAATTATATTCGCTTAATTGAAAAACGGTTACATACTGCGAAAAACTTTACGTCGATTGCAACACATGATCATCACATTATTAATCATGTTAAAGATTTTGTTGAAAAACATAATATTGATAAATCAAAATTTGAGTTCCAAATGCTTTATGGCTTTAGATCTGAACTCGCTGAAGAAATCGCAAAAGAAGGTTACAATTTCACTATTTATGTACCTTTTGGTGATGATTGGTTTGGTTATTTCATGCGTCGTTTGGCAGAAAGACCTCAAAATATCACATTGGCGCTTAAAGAGTTTGTGAAGCCAAAAGCGTTAATTTCTGTTGCAGGCGTGACATTAGGTGCGCTTACATTATGTAAAATTTTGAAACGCAAACATTAA
- a CDS encoding transaldolase, with protein sequence MADLKVRVFADGADIEQMKKAYQNKEVDGFTTNPSLMAKAGVKDYVEFAKEAVEAIPDASISFEVFGDDMETMEKEAEIIQQFGENIFVKIPVVNTKGESMIPLIKNLSAKGVKLNVTAVYTIEQVKEITEAVTAGVETYVSVFAGRIADTGVDPMPLMKESVEVTHSKEGVQLLWASCRELFNVIQADEIGADIITCPSDVVKKVSNIGRDINELSVDTVQGFAKDIKASGLSIL encoded by the coding sequence ATGGCTGATTTAAAAGTACGCGTGTTTGCTGATGGTGCAGACATCGAACAAATGAAGAAAGCATATCAAAATAAAGAAGTAGACGGTTTTACTACAAACCCAAGCTTAATGGCGAAAGCAGGCGTGAAAGATTACGTTGAATTCGCTAAAGAAGCAGTTGAAGCGATTCCTGATGCTTCTATTTCATTCGAAGTATTCGGCGACGACATGGAAACAATGGAAAAAGAAGCTGAAATCATCCAACAATTTGGTGAAAACATCTTCGTTAAAATCCCTGTTGTGAACACTAAAGGGGAGTCAATGATTCCACTTATCAAAAACTTATCAGCTAAAGGCGTAAAACTTAACGTTACAGCTGTATACACTATCGAACAAGTTAAAGAAATCACTGAAGCTGTAACTGCTGGTGTTGAAACATATGTATCAGTATTCGCAGGTCGTATTGCTGACACAGGTGTAGACCCAATGCCATTAATGAAAGAATCAGTTGAAGTGACTCACAGCAAGGAAGGCGTTCAACTATTGTGGGCAAGCTGTCGTGAATTATTCAACGTCATCCAAGCTGATGAAATTGGTGCAGACATCATTACTTGTCCTTCAGATGTTGTTAAAAAAGTATCAAACATCGGACGTGACATCAATGAATTATCTGTAGACACAGTTCAAGGTTTTGCTAAAGACATTAAAGCTTCAGGTCTTAGCATTTTATAA
- a CDS encoding competence protein ComK gives MTVTQPQYENILYIKSSESLEHQLVIQHLTHEQQSQMSMKQFIDQLAYRFQRDVRTQQKIASETLKVHQMIPIFLSKSLILCPLQSQRAAIQYYINVTQVIAASSHQQDTRIHFNNNLSLIVPMPLNQFVRKWKDGYLLTALM, from the coding sequence ATGACTGTAACACAACCACAATATGAAAACATACTTTATATTAAATCGTCGGAATCGTTAGAACATCAGTTGGTCATTCAACATCTCACACATGAACAACAAAGCCAAATGTCGATGAAACAGTTTATTGATCAACTGGCTTATCGATTTCAAAGAGACGTGCGTACGCAACAAAAAATTGCGAGCGAGACGTTGAAGGTACATCAAATGATTCCCATATTTTTAAGCAAGTCACTGATTCTTTGCCCCCTCCAATCACAACGCGCAGCCATTCAATATTATATTAATGTCACACAAGTCATCGCCGCTTCATCACATCAACAAGACACACGCATTCATTTTAACAACAACTTGTCACTCATTGTCCCAATGCCTTTAAATCAATTCGTTCGAAAATGGAAAGATGGTTATTTACTCACAGCATTAATGTAA